In Pseudomonas nunensis, a single window of DNA contains:
- a CDS encoding LysR family transcriptional regulator — MLSTRQLRYFVEIAECGSFSAAAERLFIAQSALSRQIKDMETRLQTPLFERTARQPRLTAAGEAFLPRARNLLHELTKASEMATQVGTGKLGTLRLSHSSTVPMSGRLLRGISAYLDQHVGVSMDIVKLPSEAQLEELAEGRLDVGLLRLPVLRQREGVQIIPLYSERLLLAVPPNHRLAVDNSGQGIDLAQLKDEAFISIPHPQRGGLSYLSAELCMRQGFFPKAARVVSRKTTQLQLIQAGFGIALLPESMQDIAPPDIHFLPLADPDCHSTVALAYRQNPTPLVQQFINTCTHPPCGSGLARESGGSLNNDGD; from the coding sequence GTGCTTTCAACCCGTCAATTGCGTTACTTCGTGGAAATCGCCGAGTGCGGCAGTTTCAGCGCTGCGGCCGAACGCCTGTTTATCGCACAGTCGGCCCTGAGCCGGCAGATCAAGGACATGGAAACCCGTCTGCAAACGCCATTGTTCGAACGCACCGCGCGTCAGCCGCGACTGACCGCCGCTGGCGAAGCCTTTTTGCCCCGCGCCAGAAACCTGCTGCACGAACTGACAAAGGCCAGCGAGATGGCCACTCAGGTCGGCACTGGCAAACTCGGAACCTTGCGGCTGAGCCATTCCAGCACGGTGCCGATGAGCGGCCGGTTGTTACGGGGCATCAGTGCTTATCTGGATCAGCATGTAGGTGTGTCCATGGACATCGTCAAACTGCCCTCAGAAGCGCAGTTGGAAGAGTTGGCGGAAGGTCGCCTCGATGTCGGTCTGTTGCGCTTGCCGGTGCTGCGTCAGCGTGAAGGCGTGCAGATTATTCCTTTATATAGCGAACGCTTGCTGCTGGCTGTTCCGCCGAATCATCGACTGGCTGTGGATAACTCCGGGCAAGGCATCGATCTGGCGCAGTTGAAGGATGAGGCGTTTATCTCCATTCCTCATCCACAACGCGGCGGGCTGAGTTATTTGTCAGCCGAGCTGTGCATGCGCCAGGGGTTCTTTCCGAAAGCCGCGCGAGTGGTGTCGCGCAAAACCACGCAATTGCAGTTGATCCAGGCCGGGTTTGGCATTGCACTGCTGCCGGAGTCGATGCAGGACATCGCCCCGCCGGATATCCATTTCCTGCCGCTGGCTGATCCGGACTGCCACAGCACCGTCGCCCTCGCCTATCGGCAGAATCCCACGCCATTGGTCCAACAATTCATCAACACCTGCACTCACCCTCCCTGTGGGAGCGGGCTTGCTCGCGAAAGCGGTGGGTCATTAAACAATGATGGCGACTGA
- a CDS encoding sulfite exporter TauE/SafE family protein: MNVLELLSQWPFGATDWLVIGLGIALAYIVFGIAGFGTALVAGPILILFMPLSKIVPLLVLLDFVAAFGNLLPSRRDVAKPELLRLLPCMAVGCTLGVIFLLNLKSDLLLLLMGLFISAYAVYSLWVKTRPTQLSAAWALPMGTVGGMFGALFGSGGFLYAIYLNSRLPKEAARATQSALISCSTVVRLSLFAVAGVYAELPLLVLAVCLLPAMALGLWIGRRLSMRLSREAFVRLVTWLVLASGIALIGRYLST; this comes from the coding sequence ATGAATGTGCTTGAGTTGTTGAGCCAATGGCCGTTCGGTGCAACGGATTGGCTGGTGATCGGGTTGGGCATTGCCCTGGCCTACATCGTGTTTGGCATCGCGGGGTTTGGCACCGCGCTGGTGGCGGGGCCGATCCTGATCCTGTTTATGCCGCTGTCGAAGATCGTGCCGTTGCTGGTGCTGCTGGATTTCGTTGCGGCCTTCGGCAATCTGCTGCCGTCGCGGCGAGATGTAGCCAAGCCGGAACTGCTGCGACTGCTGCCGTGCATGGCGGTGGGTTGCACGTTGGGAGTGATCTTCCTGCTGAACCTCAAATCCGACTTGTTGCTGCTGTTGATGGGGCTGTTTATCAGCGCCTATGCGGTTTACAGCCTGTGGGTCAAAACCCGTCCGACGCAACTGTCCGCCGCTTGGGCGCTGCCGATGGGCACGGTGGGCGGGATGTTCGGCGCGTTGTTTGGCAGTGGCGGCTTTTTATATGCGATCTATTTGAACAGTCGTCTGCCCAAGGAGGCGGCACGGGCGACGCAAAGTGCGCTGATCAGTTGCAGCACCGTGGTGCGTTTGAGCCTGTTTGCCGTCGCGGGTGTGTATGCCGAGCTACCCTTGTTGGTATTGGCCGTGTGTTTGTTGCCGGCCATGGCGCTCGGGTTATGGATTGGCCGGCGGTTGAGCATGAGATTGTCCCGGGAGGCGTTCGTACGGCTGGTGACCTGGTTGGTACTGGCCAGCGGGATTGCCTTGATCGGGCGGTATTTGAGTACTTGA
- the guaB gene encoding IMP dehydrogenase — MLRISQEALTFDDILLVPGYSEVLPNEVSLKTRLTRGIELNIPLVSAAMDTVTEARLAIAMAQEGGIGIIHKNMTIEQQAAEVRKVKRYEAGVVKDPITIEADATVRELFELTRMHNISGVPVLHDGDLVGIVTSRDVRFENRLDATVREVMTPKERLVTVKEGADKNDVRELLHKNRIERVLIVDDKFALKGMMTVNDIEKAKAYPLASKDDQGRLRVGAAVGTGKDTGDRVAALVNAGVDVVVVDTAHGHSKGVIDRVRWVKQNFPDVQVIGGNIATGAAAKALVEAGADAVKVGIGPGSICTTRIVAGVGVPQISAIANVAAALEGSGVPLIADGGIRFSGDLSKAIVAGASCVMMGSMFAGTEEAPGEIELFQGRSYKAYRGMGSLGAMSQAQGSSDRYFQDSSAGAEKLVPEGIEGRVPYKGTLSAIIHQLMGGLRSSMGYTGSADIEEMRTKPEFVRITGAGMAESHVHDVQITKEAPNYRVG, encoded by the coding sequence ATGCTGCGTATCAGCCAAGAAGCTCTGACATTCGACGACATTCTCCTAGTGCCCGGTTATTCCGAGGTGCTTCCTAACGAAGTCAGTCTCAAGACCCGCCTAACCCGTGGCATCGAGCTGAATATTCCTCTGGTTTCTGCCGCTATGGACACCGTCACTGAAGCCCGTTTGGCAATCGCCATGGCTCAGGAAGGTGGCATCGGCATCATCCACAAGAACATGACCATCGAGCAGCAAGCTGCCGAAGTGCGCAAGGTCAAGCGTTACGAAGCCGGCGTGGTCAAGGACCCGATCACCATCGAGGCTGACGCCACGGTTCGTGAACTGTTCGAACTGACCCGCATGCACAACATCTCCGGCGTTCCGGTACTGCACGATGGCGACCTGGTCGGCATCGTCACTTCCCGCGACGTACGTTTCGAAAATCGTCTGGACGCCACCGTCCGTGAAGTGATGACGCCTAAAGAGCGTCTGGTCACGGTCAAGGAAGGCGCTGACAAGAACGACGTTCGCGAGTTGTTGCACAAAAACCGCATCGAACGTGTACTGATCGTCGACGACAAATTTGCCCTCAAAGGCATGATGACCGTCAACGACATCGAAAAAGCCAAGGCTTACCCGCTGGCCAGCAAGGACGATCAAGGTCGTCTGCGTGTTGGCGCTGCAGTCGGCACCGGTAAAGACACCGGCGATCGCGTTGCAGCCCTGGTCAACGCTGGCGTGGACGTGGTGGTGGTCGACACCGCACACGGTCACTCCAAAGGCGTGATCGACCGCGTTCGCTGGGTCAAACAGAATTTCCCTGACGTGCAGGTCATCGGCGGCAACATCGCCACCGGCGCTGCCGCCAAGGCCCTGGTTGAAGCTGGTGCCGATGCAGTCAAGGTCGGTATCGGCCCAGGCTCGATCTGCACCACTCGTATCGTCGCCGGTGTCGGCGTTCCGCAAATCAGTGCCATCGCCAACGTCGCCGCTGCCCTTGAAGGCTCGGGCGTGCCGTTGATCGCCGACGGCGGCATCCGTTTCTCCGGTGACCTGTCCAAGGCCATCGTAGCCGGTGCGTCCTGCGTGATGATGGGCTCGATGTTCGCCGGTACTGAAGAAGCGCCAGGCGAGATCGAACTGTTCCAGGGTCGTTCGTACAAGGCTTACCGCGGCATGGGTTCGCTGGGCGCCATGTCCCAGGCTCAAGGCTCCTCCGATCGTTACTTCCAGGATTCCTCGGCAGGCGCCGAGAAGCTCGTACCGGAAGGCATCGAAGGACGTGTTCCTTACAAAGGCACCCTGAGCGCCATCATCCATCAACTGATGGGCGGCCTGCGTTCCTCGATGGGCTACACCGGCAGTGCCGACATCGAAGAAATGCGCACCAAGCCTGAGTTCGTGCGGATCACCGGCGCTGGCATGGCCGAGTCCCACGTGCACGACGTACAAATCACCAAAGAAGCGCCAAACTACCGCGTAGGTTGA
- the guaA gene encoding glutamine-hydrolyzing GMP synthase — protein sequence MALDIHAHRILILDFGSQYTQLIARRVREIGVYCELHPFDMDDEAIREFAPKGVILAGGPESVHVADSPRCPQAVFDLGVPVFGICYGMQTMAEQLGGKVEGSELREFGYARVDVVGKSRLLDGIEDHIDADGLFGLDVWMSHGDKVTKMPQEFHILASTPSCPIAGMFDDARGYYGVQFHPEVTHTKQGGRILSRFILDICGCEALWTPSKIAEDAIANIRAQVGTDNVLLGLSGGVDSSVVAALLHKAIGDQLTCVFVDNGLLRLHEGEQVMAMFAENMGVKVIRANAEDQFLNNLAGESDPEKKRKIIGRTFIDVFDAQSNKLDNIKYLAQGTIYPDVIESAGAKSGKAHVIKSHHNVGGLPEEMNLKLVEPLRELFKDEVRRLGLELGLPYDMVYRHPFPGPGLGVRILGEVKKEYADLLRRADHIFIEELRKADWYHKVSQAFVVFQPVKSVGVVGDGRRYAWVVALRAVETIDFMTARWAHLPYELLETVSGRIINEIEGISRVTYDVSSKPPATIEWE from the coding sequence ATGGCCCTCGACATTCACGCCCACCGTATCCTGATCCTCGATTTCGGTTCCCAGTACACCCAGCTGATTGCCCGCCGCGTGCGTGAAATCGGCGTGTACTGCGAACTGCATCCGTTCGACATGGATGACGAAGCGATTCGCGAATTCGCTCCGAAAGGCGTCATTCTTGCCGGCGGCCCCGAGTCCGTGCACGTAGCCGACAGCCCACGCTGCCCGCAAGCAGTATTCGATCTGGGCGTACCGGTTTTCGGTATCTGCTACGGCATGCAAACCATGGCTGAACAGCTGGGTGGCAAGGTCGAAGGTTCCGAACTGCGCGAATTCGGTTATGCCCGTGTAGACGTGGTCGGCAAAAGCCGCCTGCTCGACGGCATCGAAGATCACATCGACGCCGATGGCCTGTTCGGCCTCGACGTGTGGATGAGCCACGGTGACAAAGTCACCAAGATGCCGCAGGAATTCCACATCCTGGCCAGCACCCCGAGCTGCCCGATTGCCGGCATGTTTGACGACGCTCGTGGCTACTACGGCGTGCAGTTCCACCCGGAAGTGACCCACACCAAGCAGGGCGGTCGCATCCTCTCGCGTTTCATCCTCGACATCTGCGGCTGCGAAGCCTTGTGGACGCCTTCGAAAATTGCCGAAGACGCCATCGCCAACATTCGCGCCCAGGTCGGCACCGACAACGTACTGCTCGGCCTGTCGGGCGGTGTGGACTCCTCGGTAGTTGCCGCGCTGTTGCACAAAGCCATTGGCGACCAATTGACCTGCGTCTTCGTCGACAACGGCCTGCTGCGTCTGCACGAAGGCGAGCAAGTGATGGCCATGTTCGCCGAGAACATGGGCGTCAAAGTAATTCGCGCCAACGCTGAAGATCAGTTCCTGAACAACCTGGCCGGCGAGTCCGACCCAGAGAAGAAACGCAAGATCATCGGTCGCACCTTCATCGACGTCTTCGATGCCCAGTCCAACAAACTGGACAACATCAAGTACCTCGCCCAGGGCACCATCTACCCGGACGTGATCGAGTCGGCTGGCGCCAAAAGCGGCAAGGCCCACGTGATCAAGTCGCACCACAACGTGGGTGGCTTGCCGGAAGAGATGAACCTGAAGCTGGTCGAGCCGCTGCGTGAGCTGTTCAAGGACGAAGTCCGTCGTCTGGGCCTGGAACTCGGCCTGCCGTACGACATGGTCTACCGTCACCCATTCCCAGGCCCGGGCCTGGGCGTGCGGATCCTCGGTGAAGTGAAGAAGGAATACGCCGACCTGCTGCGTCGCGCCGACCACATCTTCATCGAAGAACTGCGCAAGGCCGACTGGTACCACAAAGTCAGCCAGGCATTCGTGGTATTCCAACCGGTGAAATCGGTTGGCGTGGTCGGCGATGGCCGTCGTTACGCTTGGGTCGTGGCCCTGCGTGCCGTAGAAACCATCGACTTCATGACCGCGCGTTGGGCTCACCTGCCTTACGAGCTGCTGGAAACCGTTTCCGGCCGCATCATCAATGAAATCGAAGGCATCTCCCGCGTCACTTACGACGTGTCGAGCAAGCCGCCAGCGACGATTGAGTGGGAGTGA
- the treR gene encoding trehalose operon repressor: MSKYNQIYTDLLASITTERLERGARLPSETELMDSYQASRGTVRKAIELLQERGFAQKVHGKGTFVLSTNPIEFQLGGIVSFQETYPRLGNDVSTEVVEFDQIPLEGALLEHIQAEAGSLITRIKRVRRIDGKRVILDINHFVSDVIPGLSRDIAEQSIYAFIEQTLQLQIAYAQRTIEAVPRSKDDQLLLDLDGQSHVIVVSNQTFLQDGRQFEYTESRHTLDKFYFSDVARR; the protein is encoded by the coding sequence ATGAGTAAATACAACCAGATCTACACCGATCTGCTTGCCAGCATCACCACCGAACGTCTGGAACGCGGCGCCCGCTTGCCTTCTGAAACCGAGTTGATGGACAGCTACCAGGCCAGTCGCGGCACCGTGCGCAAGGCCATCGAGCTGTTACAGGAGCGCGGTTTCGCCCAGAAAGTCCACGGAAAAGGCACCTTCGTGCTGTCGACCAACCCGATCGAATTCCAGCTCGGCGGCATCGTCAGCTTCCAGGAAACCTATCCACGGCTGGGCAACGACGTCAGCACCGAAGTGGTCGAGTTCGATCAGATACCGCTTGAAGGCGCGCTGCTGGAACACATCCAGGCCGAAGCCGGCAGCCTGATCACGCGGATCAAACGGGTGCGGCGCATCGATGGCAAACGGGTGATCCTCGACATCAACCATTTCGTCAGCGATGTGATTCCCGGCCTGTCCCGCGACATCGCTGAGCAATCGATCTACGCCTTCATCGAACAAACCCTGCAACTGCAAATCGCCTACGCCCAGCGCACCATCGAAGCGGTGCCGCGCAGCAAGGATGATCAACTGCTGCTGGACCTCGACGGCCAAAGCCACGTGATCGTGGTGAGTAACCAGACGTTCCTGCAGGATGGGCGCCAGTTCGAGTACACCGAGTCGCGGCATACGCTGGATAAGTTTTACTTCTCCGACGTGGCGCGGCGCTGA
- the treP gene encoding PTS system trehalose-specific EIIBC component, translated as MSHDYPNIASELLVSLGGSDNLEQAAHCVTRLRLALKDPSLVNSATLNQIDLVKGSFFTGGLFQVVIGPGEVEKVYAELRRQTGLAAATIADVKQKSADKINAMQRLVRVFSDVFMPILPALVVAGLLMGVNNLIGAKGMFIEGKTLLDAYPGLDGIWSLINLMANTAFVFLPALVGWSAAKRFGGSEILGIVLGLMLVHPDLLNAWNYGKAVAGLDGQSLPYFDIFGWFKIEKVGYQGQILPILLAAYVMSVIEKWLRARVPNAVQLLVVPITTIVVTGVLALAVIGPVTRHLGILITEGVVTLFDLAPMVGGAIFGMLYAPLVITGMHHMFLAVDLQLISTQGGTFIWPMIVMSNLAQGSAALAVFYMTRNARDKSMASTSAISAYFGITEPAMFGVNLRYKFPFYSALIGSALGCIFLSLNKVQASAIGVGGLPGFISVIPQFIPMFVIGMIIAMVVPFVLTCGLSMKIVRPGYRVA; from the coding sequence ATGAGCCACGACTACCCGAATATCGCCAGCGAGCTGCTTGTCAGCCTCGGTGGCAGCGACAACCTTGAGCAGGCCGCGCACTGCGTCACACGCTTGCGCCTGGCCCTCAAGGACCCGAGCCTGGTCAACAGCGCCACGCTGAACCAGATCGATCTGGTCAAGGGCTCGTTCTTCACCGGCGGCCTGTTCCAGGTGGTCATCGGCCCCGGCGAAGTGGAAAAGGTCTACGCCGAACTGCGTCGGCAAACCGGTCTCGCTGCGGCGACCATCGCCGACGTTAAACAAAAGAGCGCCGACAAGATCAACGCCATGCAACGGCTGGTGCGGGTGTTCTCCGATGTGTTCATGCCGATCCTGCCGGCGTTGGTGGTTGCGGGCCTGCTGATGGGCGTCAACAACCTGATCGGCGCCAAAGGCATGTTCATCGAGGGCAAGACCCTGCTGGATGCGTACCCGGGCCTGGATGGCATCTGGAGCCTGATCAACCTGATGGCCAACACCGCGTTCGTATTCTTGCCGGCTCTGGTGGGCTGGTCAGCGGCCAAGCGGTTTGGTGGCAGCGAAATCCTCGGTATCGTGCTCGGCCTGATGCTGGTGCACCCGGACCTGCTCAACGCCTGGAACTACGGCAAAGCGGTGGCCGGGCTCGATGGTCAGAGCCTGCCGTACTTCGATATTTTCGGCTGGTTCAAGATTGAGAAGGTGGGTTATCAGGGGCAGATCCTGCCGATCCTGCTGGCGGCCTACGTGATGAGCGTCATCGAAAAATGGCTGCGTGCGCGAGTGCCGAACGCCGTGCAATTGCTGGTGGTGCCGATCACCACCATCGTCGTCACCGGTGTGCTGGCGCTGGCGGTGATTGGTCCGGTGACCCGGCATCTGGGGATTCTGATCACCGAAGGCGTGGTCACCTTGTTCGATCTGGCGCCGATGGTCGGCGGGGCGATTTTCGGCATGCTCTACGCGCCGCTGGTGATCACTGGCATGCACCACATGTTCCTCGCCGTGGACCTGCAACTGATCTCCACTCAGGGCGGCACCTTTATCTGGCCGATGATCGTCATGTCCAACCTCGCCCAGGGCAGCGCGGCGCTGGCGGTGTTCTACATGACCCGCAATGCGCGGGACAAAAGCATGGCCTCGACCTCGGCGATTTCCGCGTACTTCGGCATCACCGAGCCGGCGATGTTCGGCGTCAACCTGCGCTACAAATTCCCGTTTTATTCGGCGCTGATCGGCTCGGCCCTGGGCTGCATCTTCCTGTCGCTGAACAAGGTCCAGGCCTCGGCGATTGGTGTCGGTGGCTTGCCCGGTTTCATCTCGGTCATTCCGCAATTCATCCCGATGTTTGTGATCGGAATGATCATCGCCATGGTCGTGCCGTTTGTTTTGACCTGTGGGTTGAGCATGAAGATTGTTCGGCCTGGGTATCGGGTCGCCTGA
- the treC gene encoding alpha,alpha-phosphotrehalase: MQDWQRSVIYQIYPKSFHSHAGNPTGDLLGVVAKLDYLHWLGVDCLWITPFLRSPQRDNGYDISDYYAIDPSYGTMADCELLIAEAGKRGIKLMLDIVVNHTSIEHTWFQQARSSLDNPYRDFYIWRDQPNNWESKFGGSAWEYEAQTGQYFLHLFDHTQADLNWDNPQVRAEVFKMMRFWRDKGVGGFRLDVINLISKPADFPEDNSDGRRFYTDGPNVHDYLQQMHREVFEGHDLINVGEMSSTSLEHCIRYSRPESKELSMTFNFHHLKVDYPNLQKWIRADFDFLQLKRILSDWQTGMQAGGGWNALFWCNHDQPRVVSRFGHDGEHRVVSAKMLGTALHFLQGTPFVYQGEELGMTNPGFDHIDQYRDVETLNIHRLKRDAGVSDADNMAAIMQKSRDNGRTPMHWNAEPNAGFSVAEPWISVPANAAQINVANQLDDPDSVLHHYRRLIALRRDEALVSDGVYRQILPEHAQILAYTREGQGERLLVLNNFYGTACEVELPDDVISEAMSQRLVISNYPDCPPRTRHVFLRPFESFALHLTNY, encoded by the coding sequence ATGCAAGACTGGCAACGCTCGGTGATCTACCAGATCTACCCGAAAAGCTTCCACAGCCACGCCGGCAACCCCACGGGTGATTTGCTCGGTGTCGTGGCCAAGCTCGACTACCTGCACTGGCTGGGCGTCGATTGCCTGTGGATCACGCCGTTCCTGCGTTCCCCCCAGCGCGACAACGGGTATGACATCAGCGATTACTACGCCATCGACCCGAGCTACGGGACCATGGCCGACTGCGAATTGCTGATCGCCGAGGCCGGCAAGCGCGGGATCAAGTTGATGCTCGATATCGTGGTCAACCACACCTCCATCGAGCACACCTGGTTTCAGCAGGCCCGCAGCAGTCTCGACAACCCGTACCGCGATTTCTACATCTGGCGCGACCAGCCGAACAACTGGGAATCCAAGTTCGGCGGTTCGGCCTGGGAGTACGAAGCCCAGACCGGCCAATACTTCTTGCACCTGTTCGACCACACCCAGGCCGACCTGAATTGGGACAACCCGCAGGTGCGCGCTGAAGTCTTCAAGATGATGCGCTTCTGGCGCGACAAAGGCGTCGGCGGTTTCCGTCTGGACGTGATCAACCTGATCTCCAAACCGGCGGATTTCCCCGAGGACAACAGTGACGGTCGGCGCTTCTACACCGACGGCCCGAACGTCCACGACTACTTGCAGCAAATGCACCGCGAAGTGTTTGAAGGCCACGACCTGATCAACGTCGGCGAGATGTCTTCCACCAGTCTTGAACATTGCATTCGCTACTCGAGGCCGGAGTCGAAAGAACTGTCGATGACCTTCAACTTTCATCACCTGAAAGTGGATTACCCGAACCTGCAAAAGTGGATTCGCGCCGACTTCGACTTCCTGCAACTCAAGCGCATCCTCTCGGATTGGCAGACCGGAATGCAGGCCGGTGGCGGTTGGAACGCGTTGTTCTGGTGTAACCACGATCAGCCGCGAGTGGTGTCGCGTTTTGGTCACGACGGTGAGCATCGCGTGGTGTCGGCGAAGATGCTCGGCACGGCGCTGCACTTCCTCCAAGGCACGCCGTTTGTGTACCAAGGCGAAGAACTGGGCATGACCAATCCGGGCTTCGATCACATCGACCAATACCGCGATGTCGAGACGCTGAATATCCATCGCCTCAAGCGCGATGCCGGTGTCAGCGACGCCGACAATATGGCAGCGATCATGCAGAAGTCCCGTGACAACGGCCGCACGCCGATGCACTGGAATGCCGAGCCGAACGCCGGTTTCAGCGTGGCCGAACCGTGGATCAGCGTGCCGGCCAACGCCGCGCAGATCAACGTCGCCAACCAGCTCGACGACCCGGATTCGGTGCTGCATCACTATCGCCGGCTGATCGCGTTGCGCCGCGACGAAGCCCTTGTGTCCGACGGCGTGTACCGGCAAATTCTGCCGGAGCATGCGCAAATTTTGGCGTACACGAGGGAAGGTCAGGGTGAACGATTGCTGGTGCTGAACAACTTCTACGGCACAGCCTGCGAAGTTGAATTGCCGGATGACGTGATCAGCGAAGCGATGTCGCAACGCTTGGTGATCAGCAACTACCCGGACTGTCCGCCGCGCACTCGGCATGTGTTTCTACGACCCTTTGAGTCGTTCGCACTGCACCTGACTAACTACTAA
- a CDS encoding maltoporin: MKTTINRSLVAAGVCLALPLSAQALEFGGYLRSGVGTSVNSGKQQCFQLPGAQTKYRLGNECEQYAELELRQDLYTLDDGSVLSVDGMASLYNQYDKDLTFNGDNGSVRMPQMYAQWSNMPSLNGGSLWAGRRYYKRNDIHISDFYYWNQSATGGGIEDVLIGDLKYSYAYSRKDNLYQKDYINRHDFNVAGFDTNPGGELELGLSYIDKPDSRDAHRGWAVTAQHVQKGFLGGKNKLAFQYGEGPGTGLGYTGNVKLDDSNKSYRVVEFFDWQVTPRFGGQIEAVYQKDIRPDGADQNWMSIGVRPAYAITEQFKLVTELGHDQVDAPGGTRKLSKFTFAPTWSPKGPEFWARPEVRLYYTYASWNEAAKRAANELAAGSALSDTGAFGTARHGANVGLQVEYWWK; this comes from the coding sequence TTGAAAACAACAATAAATCGCAGCCTTGTAGCAGCGGGCGTGTGCCTGGCGTTGCCGCTTTCGGCCCAGGCGCTGGAGTTCGGTGGTTACTTGCGCAGCGGCGTCGGGACTTCGGTCAACAGTGGCAAACAACAGTGTTTTCAATTACCGGGGGCGCAGACCAAATACCGTTTGGGCAACGAATGCGAACAGTACGCCGAACTGGAATTGCGCCAAGATTTGTACACCCTGGACGATGGGTCGGTATTGAGCGTCGACGGCATGGCTTCGTTGTACAACCAGTACGACAAGGACCTGACCTTCAACGGTGACAACGGCTCGGTTCGGATGCCGCAGATGTATGCGCAGTGGTCGAATATGCCGAGCCTGAATGGCGGTTCGTTGTGGGCCGGTCGGCGTTACTACAAGCGCAACGACATCCACATTTCCGACTTCTACTATTGGAACCAGAGCGCCACCGGTGGCGGGATCGAAGACGTGTTGATCGGTGATCTGAAATACAGCTACGCCTACTCGCGCAAGGACAACCTGTACCAGAAGGACTACATCAACCGGCATGACTTCAACGTCGCCGGGTTCGACACCAACCCCGGCGGTGAGCTGGAACTGGGCCTGAGCTACATCGACAAGCCCGACAGCCGCGATGCGCACCGTGGCTGGGCCGTTACTGCCCAGCATGTGCAGAAGGGTTTTCTCGGCGGCAAGAACAAACTGGCCTTCCAGTACGGCGAAGGCCCCGGCACCGGGTTGGGGTATACCGGAAACGTGAAGCTCGACGACAGCAACAAAAGCTATCGCGTGGTGGAGTTCTTCGACTGGCAGGTGACGCCGCGTTTTGGTGGGCAGATCGAGGCGGTCTATCAGAAAGATATTCGCCCGGACGGTGCCGACCAGAACTGGATGTCCATCGGCGTGCGTCCGGCTTATGCGATCACCGAGCAGTTCAAACTGGTGACCGAACTGGGTCACGATCAAGTGGATGCGCCGGGCGGGACGCGCAAGTTGAGCAAATTCACCTTCGCCCCAACCTGGTCGCCCAAGGGCCCGGAATTCTGGGCGCGCCCCGAGGTGCGCCTGTATTACACCTATGCGAGCTGGAACGAGGCAGCCAAACGGGCGGCCAATGAACTGGCGGCGGGCTCGGCGTTGTCCGACACAGGCGCTTTCGGCACGGCGCGCCACGGTGCGAATGTCGGATTGCAGGTCGAGTACTGGTGGAAATAA